TCATCCCCAACCTGACCCTCCGCTTCATGGGGAAGGTCCTGGGGATGGACCAATTGCTGGGGCTGGCCGGCGGGGTGGTCCTGATCCTGGCGGGGACAGGGACCAAGAACCCGCTCCTGGCCTGCCTCTTCGCGGCGGGCCTGGGGGCCGTGGGGAACGCGCTCTACAACTCCATCAACGTCTCGGTCTGGATGAACATGATGCAGGAGAAGGACCGGGCCAAGCTGGTGGCCGCCTGCAGCGCCGTTATCCGCCTGGGGCTGGCCACGGGGTTCCTGGGCGGCCTCCTTTACGGCAAGGTCTCACCCACCTCGCTCCTTTACTTCATGCTGGTCCTGCGGGTGGCCGGCTTCGTCCTGCTCCGCCGGGTGGCCAGGACCCAGACGGCCAAGGAAAGGAAATAGGGGAATGGGCTATCTTTTCGTGACCGGGGCCTTCCTTTGCATCGGGAGCTATATGGTGCCGGTGCGCTTCGCCACGGCCAAAGGCCTGGGGTTCATCCCTTTCATGGGGGTGGGATTGCTGTTGTTCGACCTGGCCCGTTCCGGTTCCCTGGCCCGCCTGGCGGCCCACCCGACCTGGATGGGGGCCTGCCTGGTCTCGGGGATCCTCTGGGTGGCCGGCCAGTTCCTGGCCAATATGACGCTGGAAGAGGTGAGCCTCGCCAAGTCGTCGGTGCTTTTCAATGTGAATTCCTTCATCAATATCGGCTTCGGCCTGCTGGCTTTCCATGAGGCTTCGGACCTGCGGTCCTATCTCTTCCTGTCGGCGGGCGGCCTCGTCCTTTTCGCGGGGGCCTGGTACGTGGCGGGGATCGCCCCCGCGCCTTCCAAGGAAGGGAACCTGAGGAAGGGGGTGCTCTACGGGTTGTTGACCGGCTTCTTCTGGGGCCTTTATTTCATGCCGGTCAAGGCGGTGCAGACCTGGCGTCCGGAAGCGGACCTGGGTTCGATGGACATCCTGGCGGGACTGGCCTTCGGTGGGACCCTTCCGGCGCTCCTGCTTTTCCTGAAAG
This portion of the bacterium genome encodes:
- a CDS encoding GRP family sugar transporter codes for the protein MGYLFVTGAFLCIGSYMVPVRFATAKGLGFIPFMGVGLLLFDLARSGSLARLAAHPTWMGACLVSGILWVAGQFLANMTLEEVSLAKSSVLFNVNSFINIGFGLLAFHEASDLRSYLFLSAGGLVLFAGAWYVAGIAPAPSKEGNLRKGVLYGLLTGFFWGLYFMPVKAVQTWRPEADLGSMDILAGLAFGGTLPALLLFLKVPKGLFTARNFAMGLLSAFLWAGGTAFFLLAIESLGLSRAVPIVNTSGLVYSLWSLFVFKEFPLSVWPKVLGGALIVAIGAVLTACSG